One part of the [Pantoea] beijingensis genome encodes these proteins:
- the rssB gene encoding two-component system response regulator RssB has protein sequence MEKPLTGKGILIVEDERVFRSLLENFLQALGATITTANDGQEALEVLSLSQPDLIICDLEMPRMNGIRLVEHLRTHGDHVPVLVISATENMSDIAHVLRLGVQDVLLKPVRDLERLREAVYECLYPSMFTSKVEEDEQLFQDWDALVRNPSAAAKLLKQLQPPVQQVIANCRINYRQLTMAEQPGLVLDIAALSDKDLAFYCLDVTRAGDNGVLAALLLRALFNGLLQEQLSGQGHRLPELSGLLKQVNVLLRQANLEGQFPLLVGYYHQSLKNLVLVSAGLNATLNINTHQIQLNNGVPLGTTGNAYLNQISQRCDAWQCQVWGAGGRLRLMLSTE, from the coding sequence ATGGAAAAACCATTAACAGGAAAAGGCATTCTTATCGTTGAAGATGAGCGTGTTTTCCGTTCCTTGCTGGAAAATTTTCTGCAAGCATTGGGTGCAACGATCACGACGGCAAATGATGGACAGGAGGCACTTGAGGTACTCAGTCTGAGCCAGCCCGACCTGATTATCTGCGATCTTGAGATGCCGCGAATGAATGGTATCAGGCTGGTCGAACATCTTCGTACACATGGTGATCATGTTCCTGTTCTGGTTATTTCAGCAACGGAGAATATGTCTGATATCGCCCATGTATTACGCCTTGGCGTACAGGATGTACTGCTTAAACCAGTCAGAGACCTGGAGCGTCTGCGTGAGGCCGTGTATGAATGCCTTTATCCCTCCATGTTTACTTCAAAGGTTGAAGAAGATGAACAGTTATTTCAGGACTGGGATGCACTGGTGCGTAACCCTTCAGCTGCAGCAAAACTACTTAAGCAGCTCCAGCCCCCTGTACAGCAGGTTATTGCCAATTGCCGTATTAATTACCGACAGCTAACCATGGCCGAGCAGCCTGGGTTAGTGCTGGATATTGCCGCGTTGTCGGATAAAGATCTGGCATTTTATTGTCTGGACGTAACGCGGGCCGGAGATAATGGAGTGCTTGCCGCACTGCTTTTACGCGCGCTGTTTAATGGCTTACTCCAGGAACAACTGTCAGGACAAGGGCATCGCCTGCCTGAATTAAGCGGTTTACTCAAACAGGTTAATGTTTTATTACGTCAGGCCAATCTGGAAGGGCAATTTCCTTTACTGGTTGGTTATTACCATCAAAGTTTGAAAAATTTGGTTTTGGTCTCAGCGGGATTGAATGCCACGCTTAATATTAATACTCACCAAATTCAGTTAAATAATGGTGTTCCACTCGGCACAACAGGTAACGCCTATCTAAATCAAATAAGCCAACGGTGTGATGCATGGCAGTGCCAGGTATGGGGTGCAGGTGGCCGCTTACGGTTAATGTTGTCTACTGAATAA
- the galU gene encoding UTP--glucose-1-phosphate uridylyltransferase GalU, which yields MSAYKSKVKKAVIPVAGLGTRMLPATKAIPKEMLPLVDKPLIQYVVNECIAAGINEIVLVTHSSKNSIENHFDTSFELEAMLEKRVKRQLLDEIQSICPPHVTIMQVRQGIAKGLGHAVMCALPLVGDEPFVVILPDVIIDEYESDPTKDNLAEMLKRFDETGYSQIMVEPVEDVTAYGVVDCEGRELQPGDSAPMVGVVEKPKASESPSNLAVVGRYVLSADIWPLLAKTPPGAGGEVQLTDSIAMLMEKQTVEAYHLKGVSHDCGNKLGYMQAFVEYGVRHATLGHDFKAWLESAVDNKK from the coding sequence ATGTCTGCCTATAAGTCAAAAGTAAAAAAAGCGGTAATCCCTGTAGCGGGTTTGGGAACGCGTATGTTGCCTGCTACGAAAGCTATTCCTAAAGAGATGCTGCCGTTGGTTGATAAGCCGTTAATCCAGTATGTCGTTAACGAGTGCATCGCAGCCGGAATTAATGAAATTGTGCTGGTTACGCACTCCTCAAAGAACTCGATTGAAAACCATTTTGATACCAGCTTTGAGCTGGAAGCTATGTTGGAAAAGCGTGTTAAACGCCAGCTGCTTGATGAGATCCAGTCAATTTGCCCACCGCACGTTACTATCATGCAGGTTCGTCAAGGTATCGCTAAAGGATTGGGGCATGCGGTAATGTGCGCGCTTCCGCTGGTTGGTGATGAACCTTTCGTTGTTATCCTGCCTGATGTCATCATTGATGAATATGAATCCGATCCAACTAAAGATAACCTGGCCGAAATGCTGAAGCGTTTTGATGAAACGGGTTATAGCCAGATTATGGTTGAACCGGTAGAAGATGTGACCGCCTATGGCGTCGTAGACTGTGAAGGTCGCGAACTGCAGCCGGGTGACAGTGCGCCAATGGTTGGCGTCGTTGAAAAGCCAAAAGCATCGGAGTCACCTTCTAATCTGGCCGTCGTCGGCCGCTACGTGCTTTCTGCCGATATATGGCCTCTGCTGGCGAAAACACCTCCGGGCGCGGGTGGTGAAGTTCAATTAACTGATTCTATCGCGATGCTGATGGAAAAACAGACGGTTGAAGCCTATCACCTGAAAGGTGTTAGCCATGATTGCGGTAATAAATTGGGCTATATGCAAGCTTTTGTCGAATACGGTGTGCGTCATGCGACTCTGGGCCATGACTTTAAAGCGTGGTTGGAAAGCGCCGTAGATAATAAAAAGTAA
- a CDS encoding UDP-glucose dehydrogenase family protein has product MKVTVFGIGYVGLVQAAVLAEAGHDVLCIDVDAQRVENLKQGIIPIFEPGLTPLVTQNYDSGRLKFSTDAEEGVNHGVVQFIAVGTPPDEDGSADLKYVTAVARTIAQYMRDHKIVIDKSTVPVGTADRVRNVMQETLKARGQEVTFDVVSNPEFLKEGAAVADCMRPERIVIGADNEEVVELLRELYEPFNRNHDRMIVMDIRSAELTKYAANCMLATKISFMNEMSNLAEHLGADIEKVRLGIGSDPRIGYDFIYPGCGYGGSCFPKDVQAMIRTAESIGYQPRLLRAVEDVNDTQKTKLPGFIKRHFGDDLKGKTFALWGLSFKPNTDDMREASARVLMETLWAAGASVQAYDPKAMDEAQRIYGHRSDLKLMGTKEAALQGADGLVICTEWKSFRAPDFDVIKAALKEPVIFDGRNLYEPERVSKRGFVYYAIGRGASINNA; this is encoded by the coding sequence ATGAAAGTCACCGTATTTGGTATCGGCTATGTTGGTCTGGTTCAGGCTGCGGTACTGGCCGAAGCGGGGCATGACGTCCTTTGTATCGATGTCGACGCACAAAGAGTTGAAAACCTTAAGCAAGGTATCATTCCTATATTTGAGCCTGGCTTAACGCCATTAGTTACGCAGAACTATGACTCGGGTCGATTGAAATTCAGCACCGATGCGGAAGAGGGCGTAAACCACGGTGTGGTGCAGTTTATTGCTGTCGGAACGCCTCCTGATGAAGATGGTTCAGCGGATCTGAAATATGTGACCGCAGTAGCTCGCACTATCGCGCAGTACATGCGCGATCACAAAATAGTGATTGATAAGTCTACCGTACCGGTTGGTACTGCCGATCGCGTGCGTAATGTCATGCAAGAGACATTAAAAGCGCGTGGCCAGGAAGTGACATTCGATGTGGTTTCGAATCCGGAGTTCCTGAAAGAGGGGGCCGCGGTAGCCGATTGTATGCGTCCGGAACGTATTGTTATTGGTGCGGACAATGAAGAGGTTGTTGAGTTACTGCGTGAGCTCTATGAACCTTTCAACCGCAACCACGACCGTATGATTGTGATGGACATCCGCAGCGCCGAGCTTACCAAGTACGCCGCAAACTGTATGCTGGCGACGAAAATTAGCTTTATGAACGAAATGTCTAACCTGGCTGAGCATCTGGGGGCTGATATTGAAAAAGTGCGCCTGGGTATTGGTTCCGATCCCCGTATTGGCTATGACTTCATCTATCCCGGTTGTGGCTACGGTGGTTCCTGTTTCCCGAAAGATGTACAGGCGATGATCCGTACGGCTGAATCTATCGGTTATCAGCCCCGTTTGCTGCGTGCGGTAGAAGACGTCAATGATACGCAAAAAACCAAACTGCCAGGGTTCATTAAACGTCATTTTGGTGATGATCTAAAAGGCAAAACTTTTGCACTTTGGGGGTTATCATTTAAACCTAATACTGACGATATGCGTGAAGCTTCAGCGCGAGTCCTGATGGAAACATTGTGGGCGGCAGGTGCTTCGGTTCAGGCGTACGATCCGAAAGCGATGGATGAAGCTCAGCGTATTTACGGTCATCGTTCAGATTTGAAATTGATGGGTACCAAAGAAGCTGCGCTTCAGGGGGCTGATGGACTCGTTATTTGTACTGAATGGAAAAGTTTCCGCGCACCGGATTTTGATGTGATCAAGGCTGCATTAAAAGAACCGGTTATTTTTGATGGCCGTAATTTGTACGAGCCAGAAAGAGTTAGCAAGCGTGGTTTTGTTTATTATGCTATCGGTCGCGGTGCTTCTATAAATAATGCGTAA
- the hns gene encoding histone-like nucleoid-structuring protein H-NS yields the protein MSEALKILNNIRTLRAQARECTLETLEEMLEKLEVVVNERREEDSQAQAEIEERTRKLQQYREMLIADGIDPNELLQTMAATKATGKAKRAARPAKYSYIDENGESKTWTGQGRTPAVIKKAIEEQGKQLDDFLL from the coding sequence ATGAGCGAAGCACTTAAAATTCTGAACAACATCCGTACACTACGTGCCCAGGCGAGAGAATGTACTCTGGAAACGCTGGAAGAGATGCTGGAAAAGCTGGAAGTTGTCGTTAACGAACGTCGTGAAGAAGATTCTCAAGCTCAGGCTGAAATTGAAGAACGCACTCGTAAACTGCAACAATATCGCGAAATGCTGATTGCCGATGGCATCGATCCAAATGAATTGCTGCAGACCATGGCTGCGACTAAAGCAACGGGTAAGGCTAAACGCGCAGCGCGCCCAGCAAAATACTCATATATCGATGAGAATGGCGAATCAAAAACCTGGACCGGTCAGGGACGCACACCAGCAGTAATCAAAAAAGCAATTGAGGAACAAGGTAAACAGTTGGATGATTTCCTACTGTAA